Below is a genomic region from Triticum dicoccoides isolate Atlit2015 ecotype Zavitan chromosome 5A, WEW_v2.0, whole genome shotgun sequence.
TTATGTCCGCtattggtagttgaaacatcatttgttGTAAAACATACATGCACGTCTAAACAAATAAATAATTCATGTACTTCTAAAAACTGTATGGATACTACATTAAATATACACATATTTTCTAAACAACATTCATGTAACCAAAAATTATCTATGTATTTTAAAATTATCATCTCACTGAAACAGTGTTCACATATTTTTAGAAAGTATTAATGTACATAAAAAACATTTTCACACACTTTTTAGAGATGTTTATCTATATAAATAAATGTTCACATACTTTTCCCAAAGAATAATGCAACATTAAAAAAAGCAGAGCTCTTCAAAATGTTCATGTAATTTTCATAAAATGCTGattttcaaaaaaatatataaCTAATACGAAATTAGTCACATGATTTTGTGAAAttcatttattttattaaagtgttAACCTTTTTCATAAAGTGTTTGTATATAATTTTAAAAGTACGAGTTTTCATAAAATGTAGTGTTAATATACGTCACCAAAAAAATATGGTATACCAAAAATAAATAGAAATGGTCAAACAGAAGAAACAAAAAAAGAGTAAATATGCGACACATTAAATACAAGAAATAAGAAAAAACACAAAACGGAAAGAAATAAcagaaatttaaacaaacaacaaacAATCAAAACCAAAACAAGTTGTGTTGGGTTGTGGTAAATTTTGCACGCGCACATCGGCAAGTGCTTGCTATATTTCGCAATACGCGAGGTATAAGTTTTATGAGTGAACCCTATCATACACTCATTGCAAAGAGTACAGATCAAATCATACTGCCCATGATCAGGGATTATTTTTTGTTGTTTCTAATTTTATAAGTTTACTCTTATTTTTTGTTTACATCTTTTTTTAGCAAACAGTTGAACATTTTGGTAGTATGTGAACATTTACTTTAAAAACGTGATTTATTGAAGTCATAAGGATTTATTTCATATGTATGCACATTTTGATTTGAATACATGAACATCTCCTTGGAGCTATGTAAATAGTTTTTGAAGTACGTGAACATTTCTTTTTAAACTCATAAACATCAACTTTTAAATGCACGGCACTATTCCATAATAAGCAAACAGTTTCCATTATCAATTTATTTGTGATCATAGTTTTCAGTGTGTAAAAACTGAATACACTGTTTTTCATGtttatgaaaaaataaaaaaatatcattAATTGGCAGCCCTAGTAGTCGGGCCATTTAGGAGTGTGGCGTTGCAAAGGCCGAGCCCCATGGAGCTCGTTTtgcaaaaaggaagaaaaaatCAAAACATATTTAAAAGTTTCAAATTTTTTTGAAGTAATGGTGACAGATCAAAGACTGTGAGCAAAGCCGGATATACTTGGGCCTGCGGCAACTTGGAGTTAGGGGAAAGGCCACACTGACACTGCTTCCTTTTTTTTGGCCGCGCCATTGCGACGACTGAAACTCTTGTCCTCTTTCCCATCAGAAGGTGGCAGATAGCCAGTCTCTGTCACAGGCCAGCTCAGGTTCAAACAGCTAAAAAACTGAGATCATGCAATGTAGTCTGAATTCTGAAAAATTGCCTGAAGTTGGCTGATAGAGTAGGATTCATGTCATCACCAATCAGGCAAACCCAGAGTCACATGTCCACACACACTGATCTGATATTTGATTTGACTTGATGTCTGTAGTGCGCTATACCAGTACAGTACGCAAAGCGACCTTGTTTCGCAGTGGAGATGATAATTAGCTATCTAGCATTCCATCAGAGCCTCAGATGTCAAAGACTTTTTGTTGCTGTTGCCGTTTGCGTGATGATGTTGGGTTTCTCCTTCTGCAATGGGTTGCTTTCACTTCTTGTCGACCTTCTTGtcatctttcttctcctctttcttgtcttccttcttctcctcgcccTTCTTCTCAgcagccggcgccggcgccggcttcTTCTCCTCCTTGGCCGGGCCAACCGAGACGATGTCGATCTTGCCGAGCTTCTTGAGCCTCTTGGCGATGGCCACCGTGTCCATGGCGCCTATGACGGTCATCTTGTTGTCCTTGAGGTCCGCGGCTATCGAGTCGATACCTGCAACCGAGCACAAGTAGAAAGAAAAGGAATGAGTTCATTCATGATGGTTGATTGGTTGCATCCGGACTATGATTAGATGCAACAAAACTATCTTCATTGATTAAGCAATAGAATTCATGTTCATTAATTGATTAAATCTCTCTTTCTTTAGAATCCATTTATTGATTTGGATCTGCACTATGATTACAAGCATATTATAGTGTGAGGATTTTGATCTTTTGTGCGAGGATCTGACCGACGACATATCTAGTCATGCCCACTCACTCACACGTATACGTAGgacggaggagaggaggaggaaaggaCCCATGTGTAGTTCTACCAAGTTGGCTCATCAAACAAACACAAGAGTAAAGCCATTTTCGTACTATCGTACATGCATGCATGTAGCTTATGGCCCTACAGATTGACTTACTTGGCCGGCCACATCTGATCacacgtcgcgatcgaatatcgcaTTATCGCCCAGCAATAATTCATGCGTCCTTGCGAAATTCAGCTACGGTTTATTGGTAGAAGTGTAGAAGGCCGTGTTTCCAAAAATATACTACACGATGAAAAGACGAACTGACTATCAACGGCCAGGAGCCGGGAAGCACGAGAGCAGATTTTTCTGCCCGCTTCCTTGTGAGAATCAAACCGCCAAGCGATATCAAACAAACCAGCAACGGAAGGATTCATGGGGGGCACAAACTTACCGTAGATGTCGGCGACGGCCTCCATGGCTTTCTGCTTGGTCTTGTCGTCGGTCATGGTGGGAATCCTCAGCACCACCTTCTGCGAGCGGCAACCAAGCAAAGAGTGAACAAACATTTCCCCAGGATTCTACTAAGAAACTTAGCAGGATTCACCGACGCGACGACACGATCGGTCGGCATGCTATAATCTGAACGGATCGAGGGAGAAAACACTCTAAAACTGGCGTACCTGGGCCATCGGGCTGTCAGGAGGGGAAAGGCCGGCCGGGATGGAGCAGAGAGACTCAACTCAAGAGGGACAGGAAACAGTGAGAACTTGtgaagagtgtgtgtgtgtgtgtgtgtgtgtgtgtgtgtgtgtgtgatgacgatggcaatggggGAGGCTCTTcttatcttatactccctccgttccaaaatagatgacccaactttgtgctaaagttagtataaagttgggtcatctattttggaacggagggagtatatagttcGGACCTGATTGGTGATCGGGTGAAGTGTCAACTTCGTCTCAAAACCAAAAGCCGCCCGCCTAGGTAAGGTGTTTCCACACGACCGGACACCCTCCACTTCAGGAACTCTTCCAGCTGCATTACATACATGAGCACGGTTATATCTTTTGTATTGTTTTGTTTCTGGCGGAGGCCTACAATTCTGTCTTGGTATGTTACTGCATGACAAACACGTCGGTTTCAGAGAATGAATTTCCAGAGGAGTCAATGTTCACGTCTCACTAATCACATCTTGCCACAATTGATTTTCTAGTTCGCTTGGAAAACGACATGGTTGGAAAAACTAGCTAAGgccctctttgatttgcaggattctCAAAATGCATAAGTAGGAAAAAAAAATACTGGATTGAAGTGGCATGTCCGCTTCACTCCTATAGGATTAGCATAGTGTGTTTGATGCCACaggaaaaaaacaaagaaattgTAAAAACAGCTTGAAGTGGATGCTAAATTTTTAATAAAATATAGTACGCATGATCCCTTAGGAAAAATTCATGTAGGATTCAATcatatgaatcaaacgaccaacctAAGGAGATTTTTTAAGGATTCTAACCCTTCGAAAATTCTATAGAATTGCATCGGAGGCTCGTTGCTGTAGGTGGATTACCTCGGTTGTTAAGGCTGCGGCTC
It encodes:
- the LOC119304394 gene encoding heavy metal-associated isoprenylated plant protein 39-like, with product MAQKVVLRIPTMTDDKTKQKAMEAVADIYGIDSIAADLKDNKMTVIGAMDTVAIAKRLKKLGKIDIVSVGPAKEEKKPAPAPAAEKKGEEKKEDKKEEKKDDKKVDKK